Part of the Chloroflexota bacterium genome, AGCGCATAGCGCCGCAGCTCTTGCGCCGTCAGCCCACCCTCGGTGATGAACTGGCCGTTGCCGCCCAGCGACTTCATCCCGATGCAGGCGATGCCGCGCCGGTTCAGCTCGGGAAGAATCTCGGCGATGAAGCTGCGGTACTGGTGGTCGAATACGCTCACCGGCATCTGGCAGGAGTCCCACGCGTAGTCGGCGGCCAGCATGCCCTTGAAGATGTGGGGGCTCTTGTGCCCGGTGAAGCCCACGTAGCGCACCTTGCCCTGGGCCTTGGCGATTTCAGCCGCCTCGGCCGCGCCGCCGGGCTCGAATATCCACTCGGGGTCGTTGTCGTAGTTGATCTCGTGGAACTGCCACAGGTCCAGGTAGTCGGTGCGCAGCCGACGCAGGCTCTCGTCGAGCTGCTGCAGGGCGCCGTCGCGAGTGCGGTCGCAGACCTTCGACATGAGGAAGATGTCGTCGCGATGGTCGGGCAGGACCCGTCCATAGCGGCGCTCGCTGAGGCCTTCGGCATAGTCCCAGGAGGTGTCGAAGAACGTGACGCCGTTGTCGAGCGCCGTGCGGATCATGCGCTCGGCTTGCTGGTCGGTCACTCCGGGCCGCGAAATGTGACCGCCGCCCAGCGCGATGATCGACACTCGGTCCGAATGCCGGCCAAAGGGCCGTGTCGGCAGCATTGCCGGCGCGTTTGTGGTCATCGATTCATCCGCCGTTCGTCCGCCCTAGACCAGTCGTGTCGATGAGGTCCG contains:
- a CDS encoding aldo/keto reductase, producing the protein MTTNAPAMLPTRPFGRHSDRVSIIALGGGHISRPGVTDQQAERMIRTALDNGVTFFDTSWDYAEGLSERRYGRVLPDHRDDIFLMSKVCDRTRDGALQQLDESLRRLRTDYLDLWQFHEINYDNDPEWIFEPGGAAEAAEIAKAQGKVRYVGFTGHKSPHIFKGMLAADYAWDSCQMPVSVFDHQYRSFIAEILPELNRRGIACIGMKSLGGNGQFITEGGLTAQELRRYALSQPIASLACGAVSHADVLQDLEIARTFAPMTEDEQQALRDRVRRQATDGRHEWFKTSTYFDSPYHADAHGFGNHLRIPRLP